The DNA window TTTAGGCTCGTAAGCGAGCATGATGCCGAGCACGCTGTCCGTTACCATGTTGATCCAAAGTATCTGCAAAGGAAGTATCGGCAGTGTAATGCCTGCAAGAATGGCAAAGATAACCGCAAGACCTTCGCCCATATTGGAAGGGAGTATCCACGTGATGAACTTGATGATGTTGTCATACACCACACGCCCTTTTTCAATGGCATCTTCAAGTGTGGTAAAGTTATCATCGGTGAGAATCATATCGGCGGACTCTTTGGCAACCTCGGTTCCTGCAATGCCCATCGCTATGCCGATGTTGGCTTGACGAAGTGCTGGTGCGTCATTGACCCCATCGCCTGTCATCGCAACAACATGAGAGAGTGACTGAAGCACTTTAACAAGCCGTAGTTTTTGTTCAGGCGCAATGCGCGCAAAAACACTTACGCGCTCTATCAATGAGGCAAGCTCACTATCACTCAATGCTTCAAGTTCTTTACCTGTCAAAACAGCGGTTTTATCATCGGTTTTCAGCCCAATAGAATGCGCAATAGAAAGTGCCGTCATACGGTGATCTCCCGTAATCATCTTAACCGCAATGCCCGCATGGTAACAACTTTGAATCGCTTTGATAACACCGATCCGCGGTGGGTCTATCATTCCTTGTAAGCCTAAAAAGATCAACCCCTTTTGAAAATGATGATGCCCTAAGGTATCAATCTTTTCTTGGAGATACACTTTGGCAAAGGCTAAAACACGAAGTCCTTGGCTTGCCATCGCTTCAGCAGAAGCTTCTATTTTAGCTCTATCTATGGACACGAAAGAGCCTTGTTCGTCCATATAAAGGTCGCATCGCTCAACGATTCTTTCCACTGAGCCTTTAAGATAAGCAAGGTTCGATTCCTCCCCAATGATGCGGTAACCTGACGCCATGTACTGATGTTCTGACTCAAAAGAGAGCGTATCAACGTGTTCAAAATCTTGAAGCAAGAGCTCTTCTCTAAGACCCGCTTTCTTAGCCGAGACGATGAGTGCACCCTCCGTTGGGTCACCCTCAATGGCATAAACACCCTCCACTTTGACATGACGTGCAGTATTACACAGCACACCAGCAACCAACGTCTCATAAAGCGCAGTTCCTTTTGTGGGAATCATCGGCACTTTTGCCTCAAATATCTCCCCTTTAGGATCATACCCATTACCACTGAGGAGGTACGTTTTACCTGCTGCCATCATTTCGGTAACGGTCATAGCATTTTGCGTGAGTGTGCCTGTTTTATCCGTGCAGATGACGGTGGTACTTCCCAGTGTTTCAACTGCAGGGAGCTTTCGGATAATGGCATTTTTGCTCGCCATTTTCACAACGCCAATCGCTAAAATAATGGTCATCGCCGCAGGCAATCCCTCAGGAATGACACCCACCGCCATAGCGACCGAAGCCATAAAGGTTATGAC is part of the Sulfurospirillum arsenophilum NBRC 109478 genome and encodes:
- a CDS encoding cation-translocating P-type ATPase produces the protein MHQEHVNWHTKTSQEVLDALHVNEHKGLNADEIGTRRTQYGANVLSQKDKESLLKLFLLQFHQPLVYILLLACLIMALMEEWMDTWVILAVVIINAIIGFWQENKAIKAIEALSKLSHSSVMVLRSGEKLLLESSHIVVGDIVLLYSGDKIPADIKLLHAKELKIDESLLTGESISVEKLVGVQSADTALADQTNMLFSSTLVTYGQGIGVVVSVGDESELGKINTMISNADVLQTPLTQKLAFFSKRLLYGILGMAGVTFIIGVMRGEELVITFMASVAMAVGVIPEGLPAAMTIILAIGVVKMASKNAIIRKLPAVETLGSTTVICTDKTGTLTQNAMTVTEMMAAGKTYLLSGNGYDPKGEIFEAKVPMIPTKGTALYETLVAGVLCNTARHVKVEGVYAIEGDPTEGALIVSAKKAGLREELLLQDFEHVDTLSFESEHQYMASGYRIIGEESNLAYLKGSVERIVERCDLYMDEQGSFVSIDRAKIEASAEAMASQGLRVLAFAKVYLQEKIDTLGHHHFQKGLIFLGLQGMIDPPRIGVIKAIQSCYHAGIAVKMITGDHRMTALSIAHSIGLKTDDKTAVLTGKELEALSDSELASLIERVSVFARIAPEQKLRLVKVLQSLSHVVAMTGDGVNDAPALRQANIGIAMGIAGTEVAKESADMILTDDNFTTLEDAIEKGRVVYDNIIKFITWILPSNMGEGLAVIFAILAGITLPILPLQILWINMVTDSVLGIMLAYEPKEKNIMERAPRNSAEPILTGRLLFKVALVGILLALSAFSAFFYVQALGMSEEVARTLVVNIFVFGEMFYLFNCRSLRYSMFQIGFFSNPLLLGGTVLVTTLQLLFVYAPFMNQLFKSAPLGAVEWAITLGSSFIVYVVIEVEKSLHVKRSEAK